In one Rutidosis leptorrhynchoides isolate AG116_Rl617_1_P2 chromosome 8, CSIRO_AGI_Rlap_v1, whole genome shotgun sequence genomic region, the following are encoded:
- the LOC139861657 gene encoding uncharacterized protein gives MFPKWLPFLQKQRSTPFLSVILLCVVSFSTFRNMAEAQNDTSVTSDRLSLLAIKSMIKDDPQGVMTSWNDSSTDFCQWQGVTCSPRHQRVTLLDLQSSGLLGSLSPSIGNLTFLRGIRLQNNSFSGEIPPEIGRLFRLQELRLYNNSFTGTIPVAITNCTNLQVIHLGYNKLIGKIPEKIGTLSMLNILIVHWNVLEGGIPRFIANLTFLEALSLGGCQLGGSVPDVFHRLTNLKRLALAANNLTGDIPPSLYNVTSFEQVFLENNRLTGQLPNYFGSIQPNLVVLSLSDNRLTGILPSSVLSSPKLQVLDVARNNLSGKLVINSRKSCNFLIMSLSSNSFGSGEDDEMQFIDDLSICKELGVLDLGFNQLRGLLPQSLANLSNSLYFLSVTSNAIFGAIPSSIGRLSGVTLLDLSNNRLVGPVPVTIGNLESLRVLNLANNSFSGSIPGSIGNLSLMIELHLSLNELNGSIPSSLGNCTRLISLTLDRNSLTGPIPSELFDLTSLSISLNLGNNQLSGQVPRSIGNLKNLNEIILANNRLSGELPTTLGSCSSLQSLNVSGNFFSGPLPESLGSLRALENLDVSRNNFTGRVPTYLEVIPLQTLNISFNGFEGEMLRNGVFANMSAVSIVGNDRLCGGLPEFQLPKCSSNNKKKNKLSLAVILVICIVSFVVCVAIVLLFFICYRRKKEVEDAVPPADTISGESLIQVSYETLYKATDGFSKKNFIGEGSFSSVYKGYLDTNGAKIVAIKVLNLQRRGGSKSFIAECEALRNTRHRNLVKVITCCSGIDYQGNEFKAIVYEFMPNGSLDRWLHNVQNDLARLSLIQRVCIALDVVNALNYLHHHAGKTIVHCDLKPSNILLDEDMVAHVSDFGLSKILQSEYHNRYNSSSAGVRGTIGYAAPEYGLGSKVSRSGDMYSFGILLLEMMTSKKPTDGVFADGLSLHNYAKTAMGDGVLGIVDPLLLNDDEKITVKEETTTTDYMNNETCLRLLIEIGVSCSMESPQYRMDSANVIQELQLIKDAILGSSKVLLSSV, from the exons ATGTTTCCCAAATGGTTACCATTTTTGCAAAAACAACGATCAACACCATTTCTCTCGGTCATATTGTTATGTGTTGTATCGTTTTCAACATTCAGGAACATGGCTGAAGCTCAAAACGACACCAGCGTAACAAGTGATCGACTGTCATTGCTCGCGATCAAGTCCATGATCAAAGATGACCCACAAGGTGTCATGACATCATGGAACGATTCGAGCACCGATTTCTGCCAATGGCAAGGGGTTACTTGCAGCCCACGTCACCAAAGAGTCACCCTCTTAGATCTTCAATCTAGCGGTTTACTCGGTTCATTGTCTCCTTCTATCGGAAACTTAACCTTTCTAAGAGGCATTCGCCTTCAAAACAACTCGTTTTCCGGCGAAATCCCACCCGAAATCGGCCGTCTATTTAGATTACAAGAATTACGCCTTTACAACAATTCGTTCACCGGAACCATCCCGGTTGCTATAACGAATTGCACCAACCTTCAAGTTATTCACTTAGGATACAACAAACTCATTGGCAAAATCCCCGAAAAAATCGGTACATTATCCATGCTAAACATACTAATCGTTCATTGGAACGTTCTAGAAGGTGGGATCCCACGCTTCATTGCGAATCTAACGTTCCTCGAAGCGCTTTCGCTCGGTGGTTGTCAACTCGGTGGAAGCGTTCCAGACGTCTTCCACCGGTTGACTAATCTAAAAAGACTCGCACTCGCGGCAAATAATTTAACCGGTGACATCCCTCCTTCGCTTTATAACGTTACGTCGTTTGAACAAGTATTTCTAGAAAATAATCGACTCACGGGTCAACTACCCAACTATTTCGGTTCGATTCAGCCTAATCTTGTTGTACTTTCATTATCAGATAACCGATTAACGGGCATACTTCCATCGTCTGTTCTTAGTTCTCCCAAACTACAAGTTCTAGATGTAGCTAGAAACAATCTATCTGGAAAACTAGTAATTAATTCGAGAAAATCGTGTAATTTCCTCATCATGTCGTTAAGTTCGAATAGTTTTGGTAGTGGTGAAGATGACGAAATGCAGTTTATCGATGATTTATCGATTTGTAAAGAGTTAGGCGTGTTAGATCTCGGTTTCAATCAGTTGAGAGGTTTATTACCACAATCGTTAGCAAATTTATCGAATTCGTTATATTTTTTAAGTGTCACTTCGAATGCTATTTTTGGCGCCATTCCTTCATCAATTGGTAGATTATCCGGTGTAACGTTACTAGACTTGTCGAATAATCGGCTCGTGGGCCCAGTTCCGGTGACCATTGGCAATCTCGAAAGTCTACGTGTGTTGAATCTTGCCAACAATTCGTTTTCGGGGAGCATACCTGGTTCGATAGGTAATCTATCGTTGATGATCGAACTCCACCTGAGTTTAAACGAACTCAACGGTTCCATACCATCGAGTTTAGGGAACTGTACGAGGTTGATTAGTTTAACCCTCGATCGAAATAGTCTAACTGGACCCATACCTAGCGAGCTATTCGACCTCACATCGTTATCTATTAGCTTGAATCTAGGTAATAATCAACTGTCGGGACAAGTTCCTCGATCGATTGGCAACCTTAAGAACTTAAACGAAATTATTTTAGCGAATAATCGATTGTCGGGTGAGCTTCCAACCACCCTTGGCAGCTGCAGCAGCCTTCAAAGTCTAAACGTAAGCGGCAACTTCTTTTCGGGACCACTTCCAGAATCATTAGGATCTTTACGAGCGCTCGAAAACCTCGATGTGTCACGTAATAACTTCACGGGGCGGGTCCCGACTTACTTGGAAGTGATTCCGTTACAGACTCTCAACATATCGTTCAACGGTTTTGAAGGCGAGATGTTGAGAAATGGCGTTTTCGCCAACATGAGCGCGGTTTCGATTGTTGGTAATGATCGCCTTTGTGGCGGCTTACCTGAGTTTCAGTTACCTAAATGCAGTTCTAATAATAAGAAGAAAAATAAACTGAGTCTTGCAGTTATATTAGTCATATGTATAGTTTCATTTGTGGTGTGTGTAGCCATAGTGTTATTGTTTTTCATTTGCTATCGACGAAAAAAGGAAGTAGAAGATGCCGTTCCGCCTGCTGATACTATTTCCGGGGAGTCGCTGATTCAAGTTTCTTACGAAACGCTCTATAAAGCAACAGACGGTTTCTCGAAAAAGAACTTCATTGGTGAGGGTAGCTTTTCGTCTGTTTATAAAGGATATTTGGATACAAATGGTGCGAAAATTGTTGCTATAAAAGTACTTAACCTACAACGTCGAGGTGGTTCTAAGAGCTTTATCGCCGAATGTGAGGCTTTAAGAAATACCCGACATAGAAACCTAGTCAAGGTCATAACTTGTTGCAGTGGTATTGACTATCAAGGTAATGAATTCAAAGCGATTGTTTATGAGTTCATGCCGAATGGAAGTTTAGATCGATGGCTGCATAACGTGCAAAACGATTTAGCTCGGCTTAGTCTAATTCAAAGAGTGTGTATAGCTTTGGATGTGGTTAATGCACTTAATTATCTTCATCATCATGCCGGAAAGACTATCGTTCATTGTGATTTGAAACCGAGTAATATTCTTCTTGATGAAGACATGGTTGCACATGTTAGTGATTTCGGTCTCTCGAAAATACTTCAATCTGAGTATCATAATCGATATAATAGTAGTTCGGCTGGTGTTAGAGGAACCATTGGTTATGCAGCTCCAG AATATGGGCTTGGGAGCAAGGTGTCAAGAAGTGGAGATATGTACAGTTTTGGGATTTTGTTGTTGGAAATGATGACAAGTAAGAAACCTACTGATGGCGTATTCGCAGATGGACTAAGCCTGCACAATTACGCTAAGACGGCAATGGGTGACGGTGTACTTGGAATCGTTGATCCATTGCTTTTGAACGACGACGAGAAGATTACAGTGAAAGAAGAAACAACAACAACAGATTACATGAATAATGAAACATGTTTGCGTTTATTGATTGAAATAGGAGTGTCGTGTTCCATGGAATCACCACAGTATAGAATGGACTCAGCTAACGTTATCCAAGAACTGCAGTTGATCAAAGATGCAATTTTGGGGAGTTCTAAGGTTCTCTTATCTTCTGTTTGA
- the LOC139863405 gene encoding uncharacterized protein — MMMSSSRELEETEYHSKDFNWEELSNDIENDPKFSYHLLPFHRSSQSQSQFQSSSSLDFQSWNHFHARHSTGKFFKERRYLFKEFPELASCVKYTKLLEIGCGNGSTVLPILRYKENILVYACDCSTEALERTTEVIYASNVVSPKTRFRPFCWDFSTSRIPQWLICDSCHQTSPQKQNLLLLGPSELDDNGISLPDITSSKESECCIGGMDFVTLIFTLSAVPVDRMSAAVVECFSVLKPGGLLFFRDYGLYDMTMLRFEADQRVGFREYKRSDDTRSYFFSLDTARDLFLGTGFIQVELEYCCVKSVNRRKEKTMRRVWVHGKFQKPM; from the exons ATGATGATGAGCAGTAGCAGGGAGTTGGAAGAAACAGAGTATCACTCAAAAGATTTTAATTGGGAAGAACTGAGTAATGATATTGAAAATGATCCTAAATTTTCATATCATCTTCTTCCTTTTCATCGTtcatctcaatctcaatctcaatttCAATCTTCATCTTCTCTGGACTTTCAATCCTGGAATCACTTTCACGCTCGTCATTCTACCGGCAAATTCTTCAAG GAGAGACGGTATTTATTCAAGGAGTTTCCTGAATTAGCTTCCTGTGTAAAGTATACTAAGCTATTGGAGATTGGTTGTGGTAATGGAAGTACCGTTCTCCCAATCTTACG TTACAAAGAAAACATACTAGTGTATGCCTGCGATTGTAGCACAGAGGCACTTGAGAGGACTACTGAAGTAATATATGCTTCCAATGTGGTCTCACCTAAAACTCGTTTTCGTCCATTTTGTTGGGATTTTTCTACATCTCGGATCCCTCAGTGGTTAATATGTGATTCTTGCCATCAAACATCTCCACAAAAACAAAATTTATTGCTTTTAGGTCCCTCAGAACTTGATGATAATGGGATAAGTTTACCTGATATAACTTCGTCAAAGGAAAGTGAATGCTGCATAGGTGGCATGGATTTTGTTACATTG ATTTTTACTCTTTCGGCTGTACCAGTTGATAGGATGTCTGCTGCTGTTGTTGAGTGCTTCTCTGTCTTGAAACCAGGTGGACTGCTCTTCTTCAGGGATTATG GTCTTTATGACATGACGATGCTTCGATTTGAGGCTGATCAACGAGTAGGATTTAGGGAATACAAACGTTCTGATGACACCCGTTCTTATTTTTTCTCTTTGGATACTGCGCGAGACCTTTTTCTAGGTACTGGATTCATCCAG GTTGAGCTTGAATATTGTTGTGTGAAGTCAGTGAATCGTCGTAAGGAAAAAACAATGCGTAGAGTCTGGGTTCACGGTAAGTTCCAAAAACCAATGTAA